A window of Nocardia arthritidis genomic DNA:
GCGAGAATTGCTGGAGGAGCGATACGGCCGTGGCAGGGTTCCTGGGGTCTTGCGTATATCCAAGGATATAGGTGAAGCAAATCGTGGCGAAACGATATCCCACACTCAACTGCATAATATTTTAACAGGGAAGACGGGGAGTATATCGGAAAATACAAAAGTTATTTTAAGCAAATTCTTCGGTAGGCGGCCGAGCTATTTTTCTCCACCGCAGGATTCTGGAAGATGGAGCGCCGACTCGGTTAATGCCTTGGCGGCTCGGATCGCGAAGCTCGATGCGGCTCAGATCGCCGCAATCAGGCAGGTTATCGATTTGGTCGAAGGAGACGGGATCGGAGAGTAGGGGAGGGCGCTCGCGGGCCGTTGCGTCACTTCTATGCGGAAGTTAACATGAGCAGAAGATGCCTGGATCAGGGAGGGGGCGGGCCGATGATGTCGTCGAGCCGCATCGACGAGATCGTAACGTCATTGATTGATCAACTTCCCTTAGAGCCGCGGCCGGCGAGCGTTCGGGATTTGTGTCGTCGTGTGGCTGAACAAAGAGCCAGGCCGCTATTTGTGCGTTCTGTCAATGTGCCAGCGCTGCCATTCGGTTTATGGTACTGTGACGGGAAGCGTGATTACATCCTTTACCGTGCTGGTTGTTCAGGGTATCACTGCGATCACATTATTCTGCACGAAATATGCCACATGTTCGCCGAGGATAATCTCCGTCCGTCTTCATATACGGACGGAGGCGATGTACTAGAAGTGATCGAGTATGCAGCAACGAATCCTCGGACAGATCTTCAGGAAGAAGTTGCTGAGACCTTTGCGGCAAGAGTGCTAAAACTCCTCGACCACAGTTGGAGTCGGGAGCCGAGCGAGTTCGAGCGACGAGCAGCGGCTATGCTCGGAGCCGTAGATGTTCGCTGAGATCATACGTGAAGTAGTCTTTGCTTTAGTATGGGTCGTACTCATTGTGCGCACCCCGGTTATGATCCGTGATAAGAACCAACATCCTTTGTGGGCGGCTCTAATCGTTATCGCGTGTGGATCCATTTTTATCCAATCATGGTTTGGAACCGCGGTAAACGCAGCCAGCGGCATAGCGGACCTAAATAACTTACTTCAAGGCATGCTGGCCGTCGTTGATGTGTCAGTGATGCTTGAGCTCGTTATTTATATGACAGTTTGGGGTGGTTCGGATAGGACTAAACAGCGTGCATTCCGGATCGCTGTAGTTGGTATTATTTTGGCGGGGATGGCGGTGTCGTTTGCCTTTACGCCGCCTAAAGACCGATTCAAACCACTCAATGGGGTGGAACCGTTTGCGTGGTATGTCATTCTGGTTGGGCTCTATCTTTTCCTAGCTTCAATGGCTGTAACCTGGATAATTTGGCGTCATCTAACTCATGTGCAGGATGGAACAATATACGCTGCACTTGTCATGATCATGCTCGGCAGTGCGGCCGAGATACCATTCATTATGATCCGAACCTTAGACCGTTGGGATCATTTCGCGGTGCCTGGAGCGAAGAGAGCAGCGTTTATCTTGAGCACTTTTCGGTTTATGCTCGTTCCTCTAGGCTGCGTCCTGGTCGTGGTAGGACCGATTGTCAAAAATATCGGGTATATATACCGTCATGCGCGTTTGTACCCCATATGGTATCTTCTGCGCGGCGCTACTCCGAATCTGGTCCTTACCTCGGAGGAGGTTAACCGGTCTTCTATCTCGCTGGTCTCACGAGACCCTTGGGAAGGGTTGCATCGTCGCGTTATCGAGATACGAGATAGTGTCTTCTACTTGCTGGATAGATGGGCGTGGCCGGCGTTGCTAGAGGAAGCTGTTCGGTGCAGTCGAGTCGAACCTGATCCGAAATGGCGGAAAATGGTCGCGACCGCATGCTGGCTGGAAGTGTCCAGGCGTCTCGCCTTATCTGGGCAGGCGGCACTCGACCAACACGTCGACAGAAGTTTGCTCCCTGAAATTGTCGCTACGCGATCGACTCTCCCTGCAGAAACTAAGTACTTGCTCGCTATTCATCGTTGTATGCAATCGCGAGTGGTCAGGGATTTTGCCGATCGGATCGCACCTCCATGACCCGTCATAAAGTATGTTTTTGTGAAAGACTCGAACTGAGTATATCAACTAGTCATAAACCGCCGGTTGACAAGGAGTAGGTCTGCGAGTACGGTTTAGGACCAACGACGGGTTTCCGGCAGCGACGACTCGACCGGAACACGTTTGGAGCCTGTGACCTACAGATCCTTCAATAGTTCGTAGAATTAATCGACTACAAAATGCGGACCTTTGAGCGGTCGGCAGTGCTTATGATGTGTGGCAATCGTCAAAATGACTGTGTCGGCTCGACGACCGCACGGTTGACAGGTCCGTATGGCAAGCCCAGGCGGTCGGCGAAATATAACGACGGCAAGTCAGGCAACCTCGACCTAAGATCCTGGGCGCGGGCTTCACGATGTAGATCCGAGGGGGATCTATGAGTAGCGCTATGAGTGCCGGTTTATCCGACGAGGGCGCCTTTTCCGCAGCGAGTTCAATCCACGAGCTGCCGTTATGCTCGAATATCGTCGACCTTCCGATATCTGATGTGCTGCCCTCGGACTCACCGCCGCGAGCAGCAGGGTTGAACGCGGCTCATGTACGAATGCTCGCCGATTCGGCAACCGCGTTTCCTCCGATTGTCGTCCACCGGGGAACGATGCAGGTCATCGACGGCTGGCATCGGCTGCGTGCGGTGCAGTTGCGTGGTGAAGCGACCATTTCTGCAGTGCTTTTCGATGGAGGTCAGTCCGAAGCTTTCATCCTGGCGGTGAAACTGAATGCGGCACACGGGTTGCCGTTGTCGCTTGCCGATCGCAAGGCTGCTGCGCTCCGTATCCTCTTGCTCTATCCGGACTGGTCAGACAGATCGGTTGCCACGATAGCTGGGATCTCCCGCGGGACGGTCGCAGTGATCCGGAACAGGTCGACTGGCAAATTTGGACAGTCGACCGGTCGGATAGCGCGCAACGGAGTGCTGCACCGGCCCAACGTGCAGCAGGGCCGTCGACGTGCTGCCGAACTCTTCGCTGCCGACCCGAGCGCCTCGACGCGGAAGGTAGCTATGGCAGCGGGTATCTCGGTCACCACGGCCAAGGACGTTCGCAAACAGCTACGGGTCGGCGAGCAGCCCATATCATCTCGCAGGTCTGACAATGGCGCCGCTTCTATGCACGGACCTATGGGCCGGTCTGTCAGGAATGTACCGACGTCTGCCCCACGGAAGATTGACGCCGACGAAACGTTGCAGCGGCTGCGGAGAGACCCTTCGCTCCGATTTACCGAAACAGGGCGGAAGCTGTTGCGCTGGCTGGAGATCCCCTTCGAGCGTGGAGTTGATTGGAGCGCTATCGTCCGCAGCCTTCCGGATCACTGCACCCATGGCATCGCTGAACTTGCGCGACAACGCTCCGAGGAGTGGCGGCAGTTGGCGTACCTACTCGACCAACGATAAAAACTCTTTAGCTGCAGGATTCAATTCTATGCGAGGTCAGTTATACAGGATGCTGGAGGAAATTGTGGCGGTGTAGGAACCAGCATATTATGCATCGTGCAATCAGATAGCCGCCGCGTGTTCGGGGCCAGTCGACGTACTGTGCTATTAGTTGTTTTTGCTCAACGTGATACTTGGGGCATGTAAATCGCAAGATGCGGTGTTTTTGCAGGCGATCTGCGGCTCGTGCCGCAATGCAGGGGAGGTGCCTGAAGGATCGACGCGCAGAACGCCAATCTCAATTCATGAGACTGTCGTTTCTTTTGCGACCTTAAATTCTCGAATAGTCCTTTGTGTATACAAAAACGGCTTGAGAAAATGATGGCCACAATCGGCATATTGGGAGATGTTCACGCCGCGTATAGAGTGCACAGTGCCTTTTTCGGAATCGCGGAGTAGCCTCCGCCCCAGAGATGGACCTTCGCAATTGTCAGTTTCTGACGAAATCTGGACTCCCAGGATTAAGTACTGCGATGCTGGAAAGTCCACGATGTTTGCGAAGTTGCTCGTTGCTCGATCTGGCCATGCTTTATGGAGTCTGCATTGGAGAACTGGGAACACGTCAGGCCTGAAAATGAATGACTCGCAAATTTCATTTAAGCTGCTGAGCGCGATGTAATGTGCGCCATACTAGGGAGGCCACAAATGCGGCACGGAACCTACGACCTTACGGACCCCGCGCTGTACTCGCATGGAGATCCACATCTCGTGTGGCGGAGGATGCGGGAGGAATGTCCAATTGGTTGGCATCATCGCCACGGCGCGGACGGGTTCTGGTCAGTCACCGGCTACGAGCCTGGAAATGTAGTTCTGCACACCGCTAGCACCTATTCGTCAGAGCGTGGCGTCCAGTTGCGCTCGCGGTTGTCCGTGCCCAACTCTGCCGCAGGCCGAACCTTGGTCCTGGTCGATCCGCCAAAGCATGGCAAGTTGAGGGGACCGCTTCGGAAGCTGTTTACGCCGAGATCGATCGCGGTGATGGAACCGCGCGCTCGCCGTGTTATCAGATCGTTACTCAGGACTGTGTCGGGCGCCGGTCCGTGTGACTTTGTCGGCACTGTGGCTTCACGCATTCCTATGGCGGTTATGGCCGAACTCTTGGGTGTTGAGCCGAAAGATGTCGAGACCATGGCTACTCTAGCCGACGCTGCGGGTGATGAGTCGCTGGATTGCAATGGTTTGACGACACAGGAAGCCCATATCGCTATTCTCATGTATTATACGGATTTGCTGGAGGTGCGTCGTTGTCAACGATCTGACGACGTGATGTCCGCACTTATTGGTGCACAGGAGAGCGGTGCCGCGATCACCGACGATGAAATCGTCCTCACTTGTGAAAACGTTTTCACGGCATCCGTAGACACGACCAAATCCGCGATCGGGTCGGCTTTGCTGACGTTGCTCGATCATCCCGAGCAGTGGTCAAGGTTGGGCGGCGGGGTCTCCTTAGACGCGGCCGTCGAGGAGATTCTACGATGGGTCGCGCCTGTCACTCACGTGCTGCGTACTGCGTCGACCCCGGCAGTACTCGGCGGCGTCGACATCGCGGCAGGAGATGGAGTTGCCGTGTGGCTTCCGTCAATGAACAGGGACGACGCAGTCTTCCCGGACGCCGATAAACTGCGCCTCGACCGCATTCGCAATCCGCACCGCACGTTCGGCGCCGGGCCGCACTTTTGCATCGGTGCTCCTATCGTTCGTCTCATCCTGCGCGTGTTCCTTGAGGAACTTAGGTTGGGCGTCGGAAAGATCGCGGCTGCCGGAAAACCAAGCTTCTTTCCTTCCTATATTCTCAGCGGCCCGGCCGCTCTTCCTGTCGAACTGGGCTCCCGCTAGGCGAGCCGGAAGTACGGAGGTTCGATGTCACGAATGCGAGTACCCCGAGAGAGCTACAGCGCAACGACGTCCGGTTGCGGATGCTCCACAATTCCGACCCAGTTCGAGGCGCAGGTTGCCCGGACACCTGGGGCTATCGCGGTTGCCGGGCCGGCAGGTGTCCTCGCGGATGGGGTGCTGACCTATCGTGAATTGAATTCCCGGGCCAACCAGCTCGCCAGGTACCTCGTTGCCCATGACGCAGGTCCAGAGCGGCTTGTCGGTCTCGTTCTGGATCGCACCGTCGACGCTGTCATCGCGATCCTCGCAACCTTGAAGGCAGGCGCTGCGTATCTGCCGATCGATCCTGTCAGCCCCCCCGGCAGGATTTTGGGTCTGCTTGCCGATGCCTGCCCAGTTCATATTTTGATGACTGCGAATGTTTCGATTCCGAACATGTCGACAACATGGCTAGCGGGCGGTGTTTTTCTTGAGAGGCTACGTGCTTATGACGACTCCGATCTGGCTCCTTCTCTGTTGCCGGATAATCCCGCGTACGTGATCTACACCTCTGGCTCCGCAGGTGAGCCGAAAGGGGTCGTGGTAACACATAAGAACGTCGCTCGTCTGTTCGGTGAGATCGACCGTTTGTTTCGGTTTCGTGCCGATGATGTTTGGGTGTTGTTCCATTCATACGCGTTCGACTTCTCGGTTTGGGAGCTATGGGGATCTTTGCTCAACGGCGGCAGGCTAGTTGTGGTGCCGTACATGGTATCGAGGTCACCACGCGCATTCTTAAAGATGTTGCGTCGTGAGAAGGTGACCATTCTGAACCAGACGCCATCAGCTTTCTATCAACTCATGGACGCCGATCAGGTGGAGGCAGATTCCGAGTCCTTGGAACTCAAGGATTCCCTCGCGCTTCGGTACGTATTTTTCGGGGGGGAAACGCTCGACCTAAAACGGCTTGTAGGCTGGTACACCCGACACTCGGACAGCACTCCGACTCTGGTCAATATGTACGGCATCACCGAGACCACGGTGCATGTCACTTATATCGCACTAAATCGCCAATTGATAGCCGATGCTCAGGGGAGTTTGATCGGCGCCGCCATTCCAGATCTTGAGCTACACCTACTAGATGACAAAATGGAGCCCGTGCCGCCCGGAGTTCCTGGGGAAGTTTATGTGTCAGGTGGAGGTCTTGCGCGGGGGTATCTTAATCGACCGAGTTTGACAGCTACGCGGTTTGTGTCGAATCCGTTTGGTGGTGCTGGTTCTCGATTGTATCGGACAGGGGACGTAGCGCGAATTCAGCTCAATGGTGCGATCGAGTTTCTTGGTCGCGCTGATTACCAGGTAAAGGTTCGCGGTCATCGGATTGAGTTGAGGGAGATTGAAGAGGTATTGCGGAGCTGCACATTGGTGGACGACGCAGTTGTCGTAGCGCGGGAGGATCGAGCTGGAGATCGGCGTTTGGTGGCCTACGTGACCGGACCCGGTGTTTCCAATGTCGGAGTGTATGAATGGGCACGGAGCTGGTTGCCGGACTACATGGTGCCATCGGCATATGTAGTGCTTGACAGCTTTCCATTGACAGTAAATGGAAAATTGGACCGGCAATCATTGCCGGCACCGAGTGGGGGAGACGTGCCATCGGACGTTGATTTCGTGGCGCCGTCATCGCGGGTGGAGATGATGCTGGCGGAAATTTGGGAGGAGGTGCTGGGTATCGAACGAATAGGTATCGATGATAACTTCTTCACTCTAGGTGGGCATTCGCTATTGGCAGCGCAGATAATTTCGCGAGTGCGAGAACGCTTAGGGGTAGATATTCCTTTGCAGATATTGTACGGGGCGCCGACTATAGCTGAACTCGCCAACCGAATAGCTGGCGATGCGCCCGGACAGGAGCCTACGATCGAAGTCCTGTGAAGATGCGCTGCAGGTATGTTTCGAGTACGTATTTAAATTCGGCTGACTCCACGAAATGTTTAGAGATGGTAGATATGGCGCTAAACGCCCACGGAGGTCCGCGAGGGCATTCAGTGGTTGACTGGCTGCTATCAGAGGTGAGACGCAGGCGGATTAGAATTTGGGTCGATAATGGCCAGATTCAATACACTGCGTCCAAGGATGTGATGGATGCTGGCTTCCTAGCGGTGCTGCGAGAGCATCGGGAGGAACTCAAGAGCCGCCTTGAATACACGAGTTCCGGAAATCTGTGGCTCAGGCGTTTCACCTCCGGGGCTGGTAGCGATAGAGTTGTTTTCGTGTTGCCGGCGGCCGGATCCGGTCCAAGCGCATTTCGAAAGTGGCGACAGGCTGCACCGGCTGAGGTGGAGATTGTTGTGGTGCATCTGCCAGGGCGGGAGGAGCGAATCGAGGATGTTCCGTTCACGGACGTCGACCCCTTGGCGGATCGGATTGCCGAGCAGATTCTCGACTACGGGAAACGTCCGTTCGCCATCTTCGGCCATTGCATGGGCGCCTTGGTCGGGCGTGAGGTCGCTAAGCGGATCGATAGCCCGTACCTACGAATGCTTGCTGCCGCAGCGGCGACTCCGCCGGACATGGTCGAAGCGGACGGTGACCCGAGTGATAACGATTTGGTAGAAACTCTGCTCAAATGGGGCGAGGCGCCGGTTCAGTTGTTGTCTGATCCCAGCGTAAGGACCGTCTTACTGGCACCGCTCCGAACGGACCTGTCGGTGATGGCTACTTGCCGGAAGCCGTTGTCGAATGCTGAGAAAATCGGTATTCCAGTGGTCGCCTTCGCGGGGTCCAACGATGATTTCATCCCCGTCGAAAAATGTGCACGGTGGGCCGAATGGACGAACTCCTCATTTGAGCTTCAGACGATCAGCGGCGGCCACTTCTTTCCGGTACACCAGGCGGCGAAAGTGTTGACGGCCATCTCTGAGTATATGGACCGGGATTTGGCATGATTTGGTTGGTGCTCCACCCTCGCGGCTATTTGCGGCACTCAACTATGCAAATTGCCTTGTCGCGTAATGTGGGTAGATGTGCACGGGTTACGGAAGGATTCATGCAGTGCATTCACATCTGATAGGCAAGTTTGAAATCGATCACAACAAGGTTGCCATCGAACTTGACCCGAGAAGGGGCCTGCCTTTTATTGAGCCATACGAGGAATTCAACTGCGGACGCTCTACGCGAGGTGAAGGTCAGCTTATGCTATGTTCCCCCGGCGGAGAGATTGGTGACGGAATTATCACCAATTATGATCCGGGTGCCTCATCGGGGTTCACCGCGTATGGCGAACAGTTGCCGTATGTGTCAACGATCATCGAGCAGGTGCTTTGCGTCGAACACATTCGCTTTGCGCGCATCGTTTGTATGACTTCCAACGTGCTGATTCCGCACCGTGACTACCTGGAATTCGACTCTTCAAACTCGCGGCAGCGCCCCATGCATAGGCTGCATATTCCGCTTATTACTAATGAAGATTGCATGTTCAGCGATAACAACACGGTTTATCGTATGAAGCCAGGAGAGGTGTGGTTTCTCGACGCAACGCAAGTGCACACTGCGGCTGCACTGACAACGCTGTCGCGAATGCATTTGATAGTCGACTTCAACGATGTGCAGGATCGTTCAGAGCTGTTGAACATTGACGCGCTCGAAGAAGAAGGTATCCCCCTGTCAAGTATTGTAGTTCGCCCTCCTCTGTCAAATGCGGAGCGTTTGGCATTGCATTCATTGGCAGCTCTTATCACCGAGGCCAATATACTCGACATATTCGGTATTATCGCTAAAACGCATTTTCGGCGAGACGGCGGCGAAGATTTTTTCTGGAATACAGTCGGCGAGATTGAAGATCAGCTTGATGACCGTGATCTCGCTAAGCGGCTTGATGAACTTCGGGTCTATTACGTGATGGACCGGGATAGATGATTGCTAGCCGAATGATTGCCAAGAGCGGAGGTAAGGTGGATTTGAGTGCGCTACGGAATTGTTATCTTGCCAGATGGTTCGTGGTCTCAGTCCGGCAAGAGGTGGCGGCTGGCTGAGGAGTTCGGGTTCGACCACGCTTGGACCTTTGACCACCTGACTTGGCGTTGGTTGCAGGGCTTGCCGTGGCACTCGGCGGTGCCTACCTTGGCGGCCGCGGCCGCGTCGACTACTCGTATTCGGCTCGGGACAATGGTGGCAAGCCCAAACCTGCGGAACCCGGTCACCTTTGCCAAGGAGATGATGACCTTGGATGACATCTCCGCCGGACGGGCGATCTGTGGGATCGGTGCGGGAGCTGAAGGTCACGACTCCAAGGTGTTTGGGTCCTACCCATTGTCCCGGAGCGATCGTGCTCGTCGGTTCCATGAGTTTGTCGAGCTGACTGATCTGCTATTGCGAAACGAGAGGACTTCGTACGATGGCGACTTCTACCAGGCCAGGGACGCGCATATGTATCCCGGCTGTGTGCAGCGTCCTCGGACGCCTTTAGCGATCGCGGCCGCAGGTTCCCGAGGGATGAGACTTGTGGCTCGGGCCGCGGATGCCTGGATCACTACGGGCGTGCCCGGCCGGTTTGAGCCAAACCGGTTTGATCGGGCGATCGGTCCGCTCCGTGACCAGCTTGCAAACCTTGCCGAGGGTTGTGCTGCTGAGGGACGGAATTTCGATTCGCTCGACAAGATCGTCGTCGCAGGGGTTCAGTTGGGCGGAGTGCTCGCATCCAAGGCGGCGTTCCTCGACGCCAGAGGACTGTTTGCGGAGCTTGGGTTTACGGACATGGTGGTGTTTTGGCCAAGGCAGACCTTCCCATTCGAGGGGCAGGTTAGCGTACTCGACGACATCGCCCCGCTCCTCCTGCATCGGGGTCTGGATGCTGTGGGAGCCAAACGATGAACGGCGCCCAGTCCCTGATGGGCTCGCTGGACGCGGCGGGCGTCACGGTGTGTTTCGCGAATCCCGGTACCTCTGAACTGCACTTGGTCGCGGCTCTTGACGAGACGCCAGGAATACGGGGCGTGCTCTGCTTGTTCGAGGGTGTTGCCACAGGCGCGGCGGACGGATTCGCCCGGATGTCGTCCAATCCGGCGGCTACGCTGCTTCATCAAGGGCCAGGATTGGCGAATGGATTGGCAAATCTGCACAATGCCCAGCGGGCACGCACGCCCGTCCTCAATATTGTCGGAGCCAGCGCCACTACCCATCGGGCGCTTAACGCGCCGCTAGAGTCCGACGTGCCTGCCCTGGCCGCGCCGATGTCGCGATGGGTCCGGACAGCAGCGAGCGCCGAAGCAGTTGGAGCGGATGCTGTCGCGGCGCTGCAGGCAGCGCATCGCTATCCGCGAGGGGTGGCCACACTTATCGTGCCCGCGGACGTAGCTTGGTCACCAAACGGCGAAGTGTCGCTCCCTGTAGCCGACGTTCCACCCTCCACTGTTCCAACCTGCGAAGTCAACCGGGTAGCGAACCTGCTCCGGCGCGGTTCAGGAACGACATTGCTCCTCGGCGGCACCGCACTTCGGCAGGCGGGGCTCGCCGCTGCCAGGAGAATTGGCGAGGCGACCGGCATTCAGGTCATGGCTGAGGCGTTTCCGGCTCGATTCCAACGCGGGGCCGGTGTTTCTCAGGTACCGCAACTCAGCGGGGACTCGATCCGAGCGCGGGTTCAGTTGGCCAACACTCGGCTACTGGTCCTGGTCGATGCAACGATGCCGGTAGCTGCCTTCGGTGCCCCAGGTGTGCGTGGCGAACTGATTCCACTTGACTGCGTTGTGGACCGGCTTGGCAACGAGGGAGACGATGTAGTTACGGCACTGGCCGAACTGGCTGACGTTTTGGCACCGAATAGGCCGCTCCGCGGAACCTCTAATCGACCGCCGCCACGGACCCGGACTGCCCCGCAATCCATCCTGGCTGCTATCGCTGAGCCCATCGCCACGCTGCTGCCTGAAGACGCCATCGTCGTTGACGAGGCGAATACCGCGAGTCCGGCGCTGTCCGCCGCGATGGACTCGGCGGCTCGTCACGACCTTCTCTCGGTGTGC
This region includes:
- a CDS encoding DUF6545 domain-containing protein: MFAEIIREVVFALVWVVLIVRTPVMIRDKNQHPLWAALIVIACGSIFIQSWFGTAVNAASGIADLNNLLQGMLAVVDVSVMLELVIYMTVWGGSDRTKQRAFRIAVVGIILAGMAVSFAFTPPKDRFKPLNGVEPFAWYVILVGLYLFLASMAVTWIIWRHLTHVQDGTIYAALVMIMLGSAAEIPFIMIRTLDRWDHFAVPGAKRAAFILSTFRFMLVPLGCVLVVVGPIVKNIGYIYRHARLYPIWYLLRGATPNLVLTSEEVNRSSISLVSRDPWEGLHRRVIEIRDSVFYLLDRWAWPALLEEAVRCSRVEPDPKWRKMVATACWLEVSRRLALSGQAALDQHVDRSLLPEIVATRSTLPAETKYLLAIHRCMQSRVVRDFADRIAPP
- a CDS encoding ParB N-terminal domain-containing protein, with translation MSAGLSDEGAFSAASSIHELPLCSNIVDLPISDVLPSDSPPRAAGLNAAHVRMLADSATAFPPIVVHRGTMQVIDGWHRLRAVQLRGEATISAVLFDGGQSEAFILAVKLNAAHGLPLSLADRKAAALRILLLYPDWSDRSVATIAGISRGTVAVIRNRSTGKFGQSTGRIARNGVLHRPNVQQGRRRAAELFAADPSASTRKVAMAAGISVTTAKDVRKQLRVGEQPISSRRSDNGAASMHGPMGRSVRNVPTSAPRKIDADETLQRLRRDPSLRFTETGRKLLRWLEIPFERGVDWSAIVRSLPDHCTHGIAELARQRSEEWRQLAYLLDQR
- a CDS encoding cytochrome P450, with translation MAELLGVEPKDVETMATLADAAGDESLDCNGLTTQEAHIAILMYYTDLLEVRRCQRSDDVMSALIGAQESGAAITDDEIVLTCENVFTASVDTTKSAIGSALLTLLDHPEQWSRLGGGVSLDAAVEEILRWVAPVTHVLRTASTPAVLGGVDIAAGDGVAVWLPSMNRDDAVFPDADKLRLDRIRNPHRTFGAGPHFCIGAPIVRLILRVFLEELRLGVGKIAAAGKPSFFPSYILSGPAALPVELGSR
- a CDS encoding amino acid adenylation domain-containing protein, which codes for MRVPRESYSATTSGCGCSTIPTQFEAQVARTPGAIAVAGPAGVLADGVLTYRELNSRANQLARYLVAHDAGPERLVGLVLDRTVDAVIAILATLKAGAAYLPIDPVSPPGRILGLLADACPVHILMTANVSIPNMSTTWLAGGVFLERLRAYDDSDLAPSLLPDNPAYVIYTSGSAGEPKGVVVTHKNVARLFGEIDRLFRFRADDVWVLFHSYAFDFSVWELWGSLLNGGRLVVVPYMVSRSPRAFLKMLRREKVTILNQTPSAFYQLMDADQVEADSESLELKDSLALRYVFFGGETLDLKRLVGWYTRHSDSTPTLVNMYGITETTVHVTYIALNRQLIADAQGSLIGAAIPDLELHLLDDKMEPVPPGVPGEVYVSGGGLARGYLNRPSLTATRFVSNPFGGAGSRLYRTGDVARIQLNGAIEFLGRADYQVKVRGHRIELREIEEVLRSCTLVDDAVVVAREDRAGDRRLVAYVTGPGVSNVGVYEWARSWLPDYMVPSAYVVLDSFPLTVNGKLDRQSLPAPSGGDVPSDVDFVAPSSRVEMMLAEIWEEVLGIERIGIDDNFFTLGGHSLLAAQIISRVRERLGVDIPLQILYGAPTIAELANRIAGDAPGQEPTIEVL
- a CDS encoding thioesterase II family protein, which produces MALNAHGGPRGHSVVDWLLSEVRRRRIRIWVDNGQIQYTASKDVMDAGFLAVLREHREELKSRLEYTSSGNLWLRRFTSGAGSDRVVFVLPAAGSGPSAFRKWRQAAPAEVEIVVVHLPGREERIEDVPFTDVDPLADRIAEQILDYGKRPFAIFGHCMGALVGREVAKRIDSPYLRMLAAAAATPPDMVEADGDPSDNDLVETLLKWGEAPVQLLSDPSVRTVLLAPLRTDLSVMATCRKPLSNAEKIGIPVVAFAGSNDDFIPVEKCARWAEWTNSSFELQTISGGHFFPVHQAAKVLTAISEYMDRDLA
- a CDS encoding aspartyl/asparaginyl beta-hydroxylase domain-containing protein — protein: MHSHLIGKFEIDHNKVAIELDPRRGLPFIEPYEEFNCGRSTRGEGQLMLCSPGGEIGDGIITNYDPGASSGFTAYGEQLPYVSTIIEQVLCVEHIRFARIVCMTSNVLIPHRDYLEFDSSNSRQRPMHRLHIPLITNEDCMFSDNNTVYRMKPGEVWFLDATQVHTAAALTTLSRMHLIVDFNDVQDRSELLNIDALEEEGIPLSSIVVRPPLSNAERLALHSLAALITEANILDIFGIIAKTHFRRDGGEDFFWNTVGEIEDQLDDRDLAKRLDELRVYYVMDRDR
- a CDS encoding LLM class flavin-dependent oxidoreductase, which codes for MRYGIVILPDGSWSQSGKRWRLAEEFGFDHAWTFDHLTWRWLQGLPWHSAVPTLAAAAASTTRIRLGTMVASPNLRNPVTFAKEMMTLDDISAGRAICGIGAGAEGHDSKVFGSYPLSRSDRARRFHEFVELTDLLLRNERTSYDGDFYQARDAHMYPGCVQRPRTPLAIAAAGSRGMRLVARAADAWITTGVPGRFEPNRFDRAIGPLRDQLANLAEGCAAEGRNFDSLDKIVVAGVQLGGVLASKAAFLDARGLFAELGFTDMVVFWPRQTFPFEGQVSVLDDIAPLLLHRGLDAVGAKR
- a CDS encoding acetolactate synthase large subunit encodes the protein MNGAQSLMGSLDAAGVTVCFANPGTSELHLVAALDETPGIRGVLCLFEGVATGAADGFARMSSNPAATLLHQGPGLANGLANLHNAQRARTPVLNIVGASATTHRALNAPLESDVPALAAPMSRWVRTAASAEAVGADAVAALQAAHRYPRGVATLIVPADVAWSPNGEVSLPVADVPPSTVPTCEVNRVANLLRRGSGTTLLLGGTALRQAGLAAARRIGEATGIQVMAEAFPARFQRGAGVSQVPQLSGDSIRARVQLANTRLLVLVDATMPVAAFGAPGVRGELIPLDCVVDRLGNEGDDVVTALAELADVLAPNRPLRGTSNRPPPRTRTAPQSILAAIAEPIATLLPEDAIVVDEANTASPALSAAMDSAARHDLLSVCGFAIGEGLPLSIGAAMACPQRQVVCLQADGSAMYTISALWTQARERLNVTTIVMNNCGYSILRREDLRIRGVEAAASELFDLTEPNLDFVALSIGMGVPAVRARSANELANCLRRAFAEPGPHLIDVSIADYV